The proteins below come from a single Mya arenaria isolate MELC-2E11 chromosome 6, ASM2691426v1 genomic window:
- the LOC128237440 gene encoding heavy metal-binding protein HIP-like, which yields MTFTILVLFVNVFVFANQVEAKKELLSGLESSDLREILEDIFNRLDEKDRELVEYGRVNALQQQRIQELENQLNSINKDCDLKPATKQVLKPPMKQLKPDGVERKSRQNELEHPVAFYATLTNHTFHIGTGQPIIFDRVVTNVGQAYNHVLGAFIAPVSGVYVFSVTLFAMPGHTTAYNVMKNDVFISRMYLKAPSGNYETAAQTFILQLDKGDDVNVQNVSPDEAIHGYNYSTFSGFLLQQTFGNPAAVIG from the coding sequence ATGACGTTCACAATACTGGTGTTGTTTGTTAACGTGTTTGTGTTTGCAAACCAAGTTGAAGCGAAGAAGGAACTACTGTCCGGTTTAGAGAGCTCCGACCTTCGTGAAATACTTGAAGATATTTTCAATCGTCTAGATGAAAAAGACAGGGAACTAGTGGAATATGGAAGAGTGAATGCACTGCAGCAGCAACGGATACAGGAACTTGAGAATCAACTGAACTCAATAAACAAAGACTGTGACCTGAAACCTGCGACGAAACAAGTGCTAAAACCGCCCATGAAACAGTTAAAACCTGACGGTGTCGAGCGTAAATCACGTCAAAACGAACTCGAACATCCGGTAGCATTCTATGCGACTCTAACAAACCACACGTTCCATATAGGCACCGGACAACCAATTATATTCGATCGCGTCGTGACAAACGTTGGACAGGCGTACAATCACGTTCTAGGTGCGTTCATCGCTCCTGTGTCAGGTGTTTACGTCTTCTCAGTGACGCTGTTTGCTATGCCGGGCCACACAACAGCATACAACGTGATGAAGAACGACGTGTTTATCAGCCGAATGTACCTGAAGGCGCCTAGTGGTAACTACGAGACGGCCGCACAGACGTTTATCCTGCAATTGGACAAGGGAGATGATGTAAACGTCCAGAACGTGAGCCCAGATGAGGCGATACATGGATATAACTACTCCACATTTTCCGGCTTTCTACTTCAGCAAACCTTCGGTAACCCAGCTGCAGTTATCGGTTAA